The nucleotide window GTGTTGCCGCGAACATTTCGGTCCGGTACCACCGGGGCGGCCTTCGCGGGGCGGCCCGGGTGCGGGACCGAACGGATCGGGCCGACGGAACGCTTCCGTGATTGTCTTCGGCCCGTCCCGCGAAAGGGAGGGAACAATCACTCAACTTTGCCTCGCGGTTCCATCGGGTACAAGGCCGCTTTTCCGCCGACCTTTTCTCGGGCGCTCCCGAGAAAAGCCGGACACCGTGCGGCGGAAGGTCCCGGGAGTGGCGGGTTCGCGGGACGTGACCGCCGGCCCCGTACAACGGGAACAGGGCCGGCAGACGTGCTGCCGGCCCTGTCGGACCTGTGCGTGTGCTCTCGGGAATCGGAGACCGTGGACCGGGGATCCGGGTCCCGGAGGTCAGCCGGGTCCGGGAGCCGGGGGCGGGATCAGGATCGCCCCCGACGGCCTCAGCAGGCGCCGAGGTCCACCCACACGCCCCACTGGCCCGTGGTTCCGGGGACCTCGCCCTGCGTCCACCACTGGGCCTTCCACGTGTGCCCCTGGTAGGAGACCGTCTGGCCGCCGGTGTAGATCGACGCCGCCGCCCACGGGGTGGCCGTGCACGTCGTCGTACCTCCGGTGATCTTGAGCGAGTAGGTCGCGGTGTGGCTTCCGGAGGTGCCGGTGCCGGTCACGGTGATGGTGTACGTGCCCGAGGCGGCGGCCGAGGTCGTCGCCAGGGTGAGGGTCGAACTGCCGCCCGCCGTGACGGACGCGGGGCTCAGCGAGGCCGTGACGCCCGCCGGTGCGCCGGTGACCTTGAGGCTCACCGTCTGCGCCGAGCCCGCCGTCACCGCGGTCTTCACCGAGCTGGTGACCGAACCGCCTGCGGTCACCGAGCCGGAGGCCGGTGTGGCGGTCAGCGAGAAGTCGTTGGCGGGGGTCGTGGTGGTGCCACCGGTGAAGGGCGAGAAGATGTGCGAGAAGTCCCAGGTGTTCTGCTGGATGCCGGAGCAGCCGTCCGCGGCGGCGCCGCCGGGGCAGCTTCCGTTGTCACGCTGGAGAGCCCAGAAGGACAGGAAGTTGATGCCCTTGGAGACGGCCCAGTTGTAGACCTGGGTGGCGTTGGCGAGGGTGAAGGTCTCCGCAGGACCGAAGTCGTCCACTCCCGGCATCTCGGTGATGCCGACCATTCCCCACAGCTGGGCCGAGGTCTTGGACGGGTAGAGGGCGGCGAGCTGGTTGACGAGACCCTGGGCCGCGGTCTGGGTGTCGTTCGCCATGTTGTGACTGGCGTTGTCGTAGTAGTCGAACGTCATGAGGTTCGCCACGTCGACGCGAGCGCCGTTGCTGACCGCGTTCTGCAGCACGGCGAGTGCGTTGGACTCCAGGCCCGAGGTGGTGGTCGGCAGGGTGTACGAGATCTCGACCTTGCGCCCGTTGGCGGTGGCCCAGTCCTGGAGGATCTTGATGGCCTTGTTGCGGCGGTCGATGCCCGCGGTGTTGCTCAGCGAATCGACCTCGACGTCCATGTCGAGGCGGGTCACGTCGTAGGTGGTGATGACCTTCTCGTAGGCGGCCGCGATCTGGTTGACGTCGGTGCAGCTCTCGGCGATCTCGGTGCCCGTGGTGTCGGCCGCGTACCCGCCGAACGAGGGGATGACGTCGCCGCCCTTGGACTGGATGGTCTTGATGTCGCTGCCGAACGAGGAGGCCGCGATCGGCATCCCGGTGTCCCCGCTCCAGTACGGCGTACACGAACCGGGCGTGGCGGTCTGGAGGAACGCCATGGTGAGGTGCTTGGTGCCCGACTGCGCGGCCAGCGCGGCGGGGCTGTCGCCGGTCCACGTCTCGAAGAACGGGGCGAATACGTGGGAGGGGAGAGGCGTCGCCGCCTGGGCGGGCCCCCCGATCAGCGTGAGGCCGGCTGCGGCCACCGCCGTGACCGTGGCGGTGACGACCGTGCGGAGCGAGCGCGTGAGTCTCATGGGTGTCCCAGCTGTGGAGGAAGGGGCAAGAACCGCCGACTGCCTTCCGGTAGTGGCATGGTGCATGGAATCGGCGGTGACCAAGGCACGTCAATGGTCTGGACCAAGCTGGAAGTGGACCAATCTCCCCCGAGCCCCGCTTTCCGCTGGTGGAGGGTGCGTGGTGGACTGGACCAGTCGACCGCGTTTTTACCGGCATTTGGCCAACTTGGTTTCGCCGGAGGCTGGTTCGTGGCGCGCGCGTCCGTTCCGGCCACGGCGGGCGGTGGTGCCCGGAGGGCGGGGTGGGGCGGGAGGGAGGTGGTGCGACGGGAGACCGTTCGGGATCGGCCGGATGGGCCGGCGTGCACCGCTGCCAACGGTGGGGGAGTGGCCCCCGGGGTGGCAGGGACGGATGCGCGGCTGCCCGGAACGGCTGACACGGCAAGGCTGCGCCGGACCGTTCTTCTGGCACCTTGAGCGCCGGGCTCCGAACGGGTGACGCCCCGTCCGCGCGACGGTCGGGGACGAGCGCCGTCGCTTCCGACGCGACGGCGTACGCCCGCCCCGAGCCCCAGCACGGACCGCGCAGGCAGCACCGACCTCACCCACAGGGGGTACGCCCATGCACGTCCGCACCGCAGCACCGACCGACAGACGCGTCCGAGCCGTTCTGCTCATCATGGGGATGCTGGCCGCACTGCTGGCAGCGGCCCTTCCGACGGCGGGAACGGCGCAGGCGGCCGTCCCCGACCGCTGGGGATTCGCCTATCTGGACAACCCGACGCCGCCGTCCGGCTACGTACCCGACCCCACCCGCCAGTGGGGCAGTTGGACGTCACCGTCCACCAACCCCGTCAAGGTCGACCAGCTCGGCCTCGGCTCGTACGTGGCGCACTTCCCGCTGATCGGTGGCGCGGGCGGGATAGCCCACGCCACCGCGGTCAACAGCTCCGCCCACTGGTGCCAGATCGCCGCCTGGAAGCAGGTGGGCACCGGCGAGGACGTCTTCGTGAACTGCTACCTGCCGAGCGGCGCACCCGACAACTCCCCCTTCACCGTCCTGTACACCGCCAGTAGCGGATCCCCCGCCACGTCGACCGGCTCGTACGGCTACATCTACTCCGACAGCAGCGGCACGGTACTCACCCAGTACAACTCCACCACCGCGGTGAATTCGGTGAGCAAGGGCTCGACCGGCATCTGGAAGGCGTGGCTCCCCGGACTCGGACTGTCGGGCTACGCGGGCGACTTCCAGGTCACCGCGGTCGACCCGCAGCAGGGGGCGCACTGCAAGGTGTCCGACTGGTCGCCCGGTGCCACCGGGCAGACGGCGGTGGTCGCCTGCTACGACGCGTCGGACGCCCCGTACGACACCAAGTGGACGCTGAGCTACTCCTACCTGCGGGCGGTCCACGGCCCGGCCTTCCCGCCGAGGTCGTTCGGCTACCTCTGGTACAACGGCTCGCTGCCCGCGCTCACCAACTACAACTCCAGCGGCGCCACCAACACCCTCGGTGGCTCGGGAGCGCCCTTCGTCGTCGCCCTCCCGTCGGTCGCCGTCCCCTCGGACACCGCGCACGCCACCGCCTACGGCAGCGGACCCGGGTACTGCGGCCTGTACGCCCCCTGGGTCCGGTCGAGCGGAACGGTACAGCTCCCCGTCAACTGCTTCGGCCCCGGAGGGGCTCCGGTGAAGGCCCCGTTCTTCACCGCGTACACCTCGGCGTTCTGATCCTGCGGCGCGGCGGCGGTCCCGGGAACGAGCGGTTCCCGGGACCGCCGCCGCGCCCGCGTGTGCGGGGGCGCGGCGGCGCGGTCCGAGCCGTCGGCCGTGCGGCCGCCGCCGGTGAAGTCGCCGATGCCGGCATCGGGAGGTTCTGCCGACGAGGCGTGCGCTTTCCATGCGCGGGGGCCGACGGAACGGATCGAGGCCGCGTGCGACGCACCTGTGGCGGCGCTCGGCGCTCCTGTCGCCTCGATGTGCCGGGAGATTTTCGGTGCCCGGAATCGTCGAAACCGCGGATCCGGGGGCTCGCTCGTAGGTTCAGCCGACGGGGCGGAGGTATGCGTTCCGGTCGTCGGCTTCGTGTCGTGAGCCCCAGCGGCCGAAACCGGGGTCAGCGGTTCTGAGCTGCGGGGTCGTAGCTCGTCGCGTCCCCTGGGGAGGCCGGTCGGCACCGCTCGCTCGTTCAGGGGTGTGAACCCCGTTCGAGGTACGGGACATCTCCGCGTGAGTCGCGCCGGGTTCGCCGAACGCGGCCGCCCGTCGCGGTGGCGCCCATTCCCTGCGCGTCCAGAACCTTGCCAGCCTCGCGACGGCCGCCCTATCCTCACATCCAGAAAGCGCTTTCCCTCTCCAGGGCCCCGCACCGGTGAACGTGAAGTCACCTCATCCGCAGGCGACTTCACCGGCGAGCCGCCACCGATCCGGAACGGTGCCGCATCCAGGACGTCGCCGCGCCACGGAGTGAAGGGTGTATGTCATGATCCATGCCCGTCACGCTGTCCGTCGGTATTCCGACGTCGACGGCTTCCTGTAGCGGATGGCCGGTCGTGCCGTCGGTTCGCCGGCGGTGGTCCCCGGGTGGTCTTCTCGCCTCCCGGGAGACGTGACCGGTGGAGTGGGCGGCGGTACGGACACGGTGACCCCGCGTCGGTGCCGTCGGTGGTGCAGGCTTGTGGGTCGCGGCAGAACGGCCGACTCGATCCGACCGGCGCGAATCAAGCCCGCGTCAGGGGTGGTCGGAGCGTATCCGGTGTGTGTCGGCGGGCTCGGCACGGCTTCATGAATGGCATGTACATGCCATTGCTCAACCCCGGAATTCGAAGACGAACAGGGAGAGACGAGCATGAGGAAAGCAGTCGCACTGCGACTCTCCGCGGCAGTGGCCACGGCGGCCCTGGCTGCGGCGACCGGTCTCGTCGTGGCGATGCCCTCGGCATCGGCCGCGACCGGCGGCGTCACCGGCTACGCGACCCAGAACGGCGGTACCACCGGCGGAGCCGGCGGGCAGGTCGTGAAAGCGACGACGGGTACCGAGATCCATCAGGCGCTGTGCAGCCGCGCCAGCAGCAGCACCCCGATCACCATTCAGGTGGAGGGCACGATCAACCACGCCAACACCGCCAAGGTGTCGGGCGACAGCTGCAACACCGCGGCCGGTGTGATCGAGCTCAAGCAGATCAGCAACGTCACGCTCGTCGGCGTCGGCAGCGGCGCGGTCTTCGACCAACTGGGCATCCACATACGCGAGTCCAGCAACATCATCATCCAGAACGTGACGGTCAAGAACGTCAAGAAGTCCGGCTCGCCCACCTCCAACGGCGGCGACGCCATCGGCATGGAGAGCGACGTCCGCAACATCTGGGTCGACCACTCCACCCTGGAAGCATCGGGCGGCGAGGCCGAAGGATTCGACGGCCTCTTCGACATGAAGGACAACACGCAGTACGTGACGCTGTCCTACAGCATCCTGCGCAACTCCGGGCGTGGCGGCCTCATCGGCTCCAGCGAGACCGAACTCTCCAACGGCTTCATCACGTTCCACCACAACCTGTACCAGAACCTGGACTCACGTACGCCGTTGCTGCGCGGCGGCATCGCGCACATCTACAACAACTACTACGTGAACCTCAACGAGTCGGGCATCAACTCCCGCGCCGGGGCCAAGGCGAAGGTGGACAACAACTACTTCAAGGACTCCAAGGACGTCCTCGGCACCTTCTACACCGACGCGGCCGGCTACTGGCAGGTCAGCGGCAACACCTTCGACAACGTGACCTGGTCCGCCCACGCCTCCGACAACAACCCGGCCGGCCCCAACCCCACCTCCAACACCTCGGTGAGCATCCCCTACTCCTACAGCCTCGACGCGGCCGGCTGCGTGCCGAGCATCGTGACCCAGACGGCCGGCGCCAACAAGGGCCTCCAGGTCTCGGACGGGAACTGCACGCCGACCACCCCCACCACCAACCCCACCACGCCCACGCCGACCCCCACCACGGCAACGCCGTCGCCGACCACCGGACCGACGCAGCCCAGCGGCACCAACCTCAGCCTCTCCGCCGGTGCCGACGGCTCCAGCAAGGCGAGCGGAACCAGCTACGGCAACGTCAAGGACGGCAGCCTGAGCACCTACTGGTCGCCTTCCGGCTCGACCGGCTCCGTCTCGATCAAGTGGGACGCCGCGACCGCGGTCTCCTCGATCAACATCCGCGAGGCGTCCGGCTCCAGCATCGGCTCGTGGCGGGTCCTCAACGGTGACACCGGTGCGGTCCTGACCTCCGGCAGCGGAGCGGGCACCATCTCCTTCACCAAGACCTCGCTCCGCAAGGTCACGTTCGAGATCACCGGTTCCAGCGGCACCCCGAAGGTCGCCGAGTTCGAGACGTACGCCTGACGGAGCCCGACAGAGGCACCGGCCCGGGGCCGGGGGCCGTCCGATGCGACGGCCCCCGGCCCCGGGCGGCGTCCGGTACCAACCGGGGGTGCACCCGGGTTCCCCGGGAGTGCCCGGATCAGCCCTGCGACGGCACCGCCCGCGAGTCCGTGGACGCGGCGTCGTCCTCCGGCAGGGCGAGCCGGCGCAGCCAGTCGTCGTCGAAGACCTTGGAGAGGTAGTTGCGACCGGAGTCCGGCAGTAGGACGACGACCAGGTCGTCCGGGCCGAGACCGGCCGCCACCCGCAGGGCTCCGGCCACCGCGGTTCCGGCCGAGCCGCCGACCAGCAGCCCCTCCTCGCGGGCCAGGCGGCGGGCGGTCAGCAGCGAGTCCCGGTCGCTGATCCGCTCGTAGCGGTCGACCACCGAGGGGTGGAAGGACTCCGGCCAGCTGTCGTCCAGCGTCTCCGGATGACGGAAGTGGCCGATGCTCTCCACGTGGTACGGGCCGCCGTCGCCACCCGAGTAGACCGACGCCTCCGGGTCCGCGCCCACGACCGTCACCCTTCCGCCGCTGACCTCCTTGAGGTACTCGCCGGTCCCCGTGATGGTGCCGCCGGTACCGATTCCCGCCACCAGGTGGGTGATCCGGCCTTCGGTCTGGCGCCAGATCTCGGGTCCTGTCGTACGGTAATGGGCCAGCGGATTCGCCGGGTTGTCGTACTGGTTGGCCAGCCAGCCGCCCGGAGTCTCCTCGGCGATCCGGACGGCCGTGGCGTGCACGTGTTCCGGATGTTCGCGCGGTACGTCACCCGGGCAGATGACGACCTCGGCACCGTACGCACGCAGCACCGCGACCTTCTCCGCGCTGCTCTTGTCCGGGATCGCGAAGACGCACCGGTAGCCACGCTGTGCGGCGACCATGGCCAGGCCGACCCCGGTATTGCCCGACGTGCCCTCGACGATGGTCCCGCCCGGGGCCAACGCCCCCTCCTTCTCGGCCGATTCGACCATGGCGAGGGCGATGCGGTCCTTCACGCTCCCGCCCGGGTTGACGTACTCCAGTTTCGCGTAGACGGGTGTGATGCCCGGGCCGGTGACGCGGTTGAGGCGTACCAGCGGGGTGTTGCCGACCGCGTCGGCCAGTGAGGCGTGGACGTCCATTGCGGTGCTCCTTGCGTCTGCTGAAGCTGATGCCACCGGATGATCCGGGAACGGGAAATACGACGTACCGGCGCCGCCCCGGACCTCCGGGACCGTGGGGTCGCGCAGGAGCGCCGGACGCGTGCGCGCTCCGCGCGGGGGCGGTACGGGCGGTCAGGACGGACGCCGACCCGGTGCATGCCGACGCGTACACACTCGTACGGGGCTGCGGCGGACAGGTCCGGCGGGCAGGTCCGGCGGGCGGGTCAGGCCGGACAGAGGGCGCTGGACGAGCGGCGCAGGTCTATGTGCAGCCGGGCGTGCAGGCGTGTGGCGGGACGACGGCCGGCAGGAGCCCCGAAGGACGTACCGGCGACGCGGCTCGGAGACAGGGCTCCGGTGGCGTTCTGCTGGTACGGCATGAGCGGCGCGGTCCCTTCGCACACGGGGGCGTCACCCGTCGGCGACGCCCCCGAACGTAGCAGCCCGGACAGCGCGATGAGAAGGAAGCCTCGGCGGTTCGGGCGAGCCGTCAGACGGCCGGTCCGCCGCGCTCCAGGGGGATGCGCTCGCCGGCCTCCACCGCGACCGGCAGGCGGTTCTCCGTCGGCGGCAGTGGGCAGGTCGCCAGGTCGGTGTAGGCGCACGGAAGGTTCGCCGCACGGTTGAAATCGATCCGGACGGCGCCCTGTTCGTCGGGTGCCTCGATCTGGACGGAGCGGTTCGCCGCGTAAGTGGTCACACCGGAGGTCAGGTCCGTGAACAGAGCCATCAGTGCGCCGGGACGCTTGCCGTTGAACGTCGTGAGCCGGTGCGTGCGGCCGTCGAGCTCGAACTCGACCTCGCCGGGGGAGTCGTAGACGTGCTCCAGGCCCTCCACCGCGGCGCCGACCGTCACCGGACGCGGCTCGTCGAAGGGCAGGAACCTTCCCGGACGGGCCCAGCGTGCGTCAGGGGCGTACGCGGGGGTACCGGTGAAGCCGGTACGCAGTGCGTTCCCCGGGTGGCGCGGGCGCAGGATGTCGTGTCCGCCGCGCTTGGCCACCTCGATCACCGCGTCACCGAACCCCGGGTACACGCTGTCACGTTCGCCGATGATCCCGAAGTTGTGACGACCCGTCACTACCGTGCCGTCGATCGTCAGTTCCTCGTCCTCCGCCAGTTCCACCACCACGCCCGCGGCCGAAGCCGACCAGACGCCCGGGGCGTCCTCGAAGCGCTCCGGCTCGGCGCTCAGCCAGCGCAGGCTCGTGATCGCGAGGAACCCGTGCGGTCCGGAGAGCTGCGCCTCCTTCTCCCGGTGCCACGACTGCCACTCCTCGGTGAAACTCTCCTGGTCGATGCCGGTCTGCGGGACGGTCATGTCCACTCCCTCGTGCTGTGTCTCGGGCAGGGCCGTGCGGTTCTCCAGAGCGCAACTCCCCTCGACCCGCGCTTCATTCCCGATCCGGCGGACGGTTCCGCACTCCGGGACGGCATTGTTCAACGAGCCGCCACGGGTTAGCCTGCCGAGAGATCGGCCACGCCCCCGGGCGTGGCGGTCTTCCGCATCGGCGACCGCCACCCGGCCGCCGAACGACCCGAAGACTGCGAGGTGACCGGCGTGCGGGCGCGACCCTTCAGCGAGCACGGCAGTCGTCTTCGCTGCCATGGCGGGTCGTTCGAGCTCCGAGTCCTGCGGCGCCACGTCGATCTGCTGAGGGTGAGCAGCGCGCTGTGTACGGGTACCGCCCCGCGTCGCTGAGCGCATACCTTCCGCTCCCGCCCACTGCGACCGTGCTCCCCCGGACCGCGTGCCCGCCTTTCGTGTGTCCGCCGGTCACCGGGTCCCCGGTCCAGGGCTGAGCCTCCTTCCGTGTTCGCAGGCGCTCCCTCGCGGCTTCTCCTTTTTTGTGACGCTCCGTCACGTCCATGTGCGTGTTGGGTCGCGCGGCCGCCGCGCCCGGCCCTGCCCGCGCGCCCCGACCGAGAGGAACACGGTGTCCGAGAACACCGCACGAACAAGGGTGTTCGCCGCACTTCGGGTCCGCGACTACCGGACCTACTGGAGCACCGGCCTGGTCTCCAACATCGGCTCCGCGATGCAGAGCGTGGCCCTGGACTGGTTCGTCTTCGACCTCACGCACAGCGGAACCGCGGTCGGCTGGGCGGCGGGCCTGCAGTTCGCCCCGGTCCTGCTCTTCGGCCTGTGGGGCGGGGTGCTCGCCGACCGGTACGACCGCCGCACGCTCCTGCTGTGGGCGCAGTCCCTGTACGCGGTCCAGGCGGTACTCCTCACGGTCGCCGTGCTGTCCGGGCACGCACCCCTCTGGTCGCTCTACCTGCTGTCGTTCGGTCTGGGCTGTGTCTTCACCGTGGAGAACCCCGCCCGGCTCTCCTTCGTCACCGAGCTGGTCGGACCCCCGCTGATACCCAACGCGGCGGGGCTGAACATCCTCTCCCTCAACGCCGCCCGGCTGATCGGACCCGCGATCGCCGGAATGCTGATCGGACCGATCGGTGCGGGCGGGGTGTTCGCGGTGAACGCCGTCTCCTTCGTGGCCGTGACCCTGGGCCTGCTGACGATCCCCGCGCGCACACCCGCGCCCGGAGCCCCCGGGCCCCTGAGCGCGCCGGCGCCCGTGAAGCGCGCACGGTGGGCGGGCGCCGGCGCCGAAGGCCTGCGCTACGTCGCCGCCCGGCCCGAACTGGCCGGAGTGCTGGCCCTCTTCGGTCTGGTGGCCACCTTCGCGGTGAACTTCCCCACGACCCTCACGCTGTTCGCCGGGCGCGTCTTCGACGTCGGCTCCAGCGGCCTCGGCTTCATGTCGACCGCCCTGTCCGTGGGGACCGTCGCAGGCACGCTCGCCGCCACCCGCCGCGCCTCGCCCCGGGTACGGACCGTGGTCGTCGGCGCCGTCCTCTTCGGCGTCAGCGAGGCGGTGGCCGCGCTCATGCCCTCCTACAGCACCTTCCTGATCCTGCTGCTGCCGACCGGGTTCACCCTGATGACCCTCAACACCGCGGTCAGCGCCTTCGTCCAGTCGGAGGTCACCCATGCCATGCGTGGCCGGGTGATGGCCGTCTACACCGTCGTCTCGATGGGCGGCGCCCCGCTCGGCGGCCCCGCGATCGGCTGGGTCTGCCAGCACGCCGGAGTGCGCTGGGGACTGGCCTCCGGAGCCGCCGTCGCCATGCTCTCCGCCCTGGCGGTGGCGCTCCTGCTCTCCCGGCGACGGAACTCCGCCGGCCCCGACGGATCCTCCCGGAACCGTCCCGCAGCGGGTCCGGCCGCCGCTTCCCTCCGTACCCGTACCCGTACCCCTACCCCGTCCCCGCCCCTCTCGTCGGCGCATGCCGACCCCCGCGTCCCCGGAACCACTCCGACCGGAGGTAACCCTCATGACTGATCACGACGCCGGGCTTCCCGGCCCGCACCTCGCCCTGGAAGCGGACGGCGACGGCGCCCACCCCGCGGCCTGGCGCCACTCCGGCCGCCCGCCGGGCGAGGTCCTCGGCCCGCGGGCCCTGCGGGAGGTGGTGACCGCGGCCGAGAACGCGGGCTTCGGCCTCGTCACCTTCGCCGACTCGCCGCTGCCGCCCGGAGCGGAGGGCGGACCGGCCGGACGGCTGGAGGCCGGCACCCGCGCCGCGTACGTCTCACCGCTGACCGACCGGATCGGCCTCGCGCCCACCCTGCACATCGCCACCACGGAACCGTTCCACCTCGCCACCCAGCTCGCGAGCCTCGACCACGCCTCGCACGGGCGGGGCGCCTGGGTCGTCGGCGCGGCGAACGGCGCCGACGACGCGGCCACCGTCGGCGAGCCGGTACGCTCCGCCGCCGAGCTGGTCCGGGAGACCGCCGACGTCATCGACACCGCCCGGTCCCTCTGGGACTCCTGGGAGGACGACGCGGTCGTCAAGGACCTCGCCACCGGCCGTTTCCTGGACGCCGACCGGGTGCACCACGTCGACTTCGAGGGCCCCGCCTTCTCGGTCAAAGGCCCTCTGATCACCCCGCGCCCCCCGCAGGGCCAGCTCGTCGTGCTGGTCCCGGACGCGCTGGACGCCGACGGCCGCGCCGACGTGGTGCTGGTCTCCCGCCCCGATCTCGCCGGGATCGCGGAGCGCGCGGCCACCGCGAGGGAAGCCGGAGCGCCGCTGGTCTTCGCCGAGGTGGAAGTGGTCCTCGACGCGGACGCCCCGGCGGCCGACCGGCTCGCGACCCTGGACGAGGCCGCCACCTGGCCGGAGACCGGACGACTGCGCCACGTCGGCCCGCCCGAGGCACTGGTCGGCCTGCTGCGCGAACTCTCCGCCCTGGTCGACGGGGTCAGGCTGCACCCGGCCGTACTCGCCGTCGACCTGCCGGTCCTGACCGAGCGGGTGCTTCCGGCGCTTGCCGGGGAGCGGCCCGTACCGCGCGCCGGCGACACCCTGCGCGACACGCTCGGCCTTCCCCGCCCCGCCAACCGGTTCGCCGCCCCGGCGGCCACGAACGCCTGAGGTGACCCCCATGACCGCACAGAACCCCCATCCCCAGCTCCACCTGGGCGTGTTCTACACCGGAGTCGGACCGCAGCTGATCTGGAGCGACCCCGACGCCCCCTCGCACACCGCGATCGAGACCTTCGTCGAGATCGCACAGATCCTCGAACGCGGCCTGTTCGACGCCTTCTTCCTGGGGGAGGGACTGCGCGTACGGGAGAACCGGGGCCGGGTCTTCGACCTGGACGTGGCCGGCCGGCCCGACGCGATCACCCAGCTGGCCGCGCTCGCCGCCGTCACGACACGCATCGGACTGGTCGCCACCCAGAACACCACCTACAACTACCCGGCCGACCTGGCCCGCCGGCTGGCCGGCCTCGACCTGCTCTCCGAGGGACGCGCCGGTTGGAACATCGTCACCACCGACAACGCCTGGACCGGAGCCAACTTCCGGCACGGCGGCTGGCTGGAGCACGAACGCCGCTACGAACGCGCCGGGCAGTTCGTCGAGGCGGCCAAGGCGCTCTGGGCCTCCTGGGCACCCGACACGATCGCCGCCGACGGGAGCGCCGACCACTGGGCCCGGCCCGGCGCCATCGACCGGGTCGAGCGCGACACCGACCTGGTGACGCTGCGTGCCACCCCCACCGTCCCGGGCAGCCGCCAGGGCCGTCCCGTGCTGTTCCAGGCCGGGGACTCGCCGGGCGGCCGCGAACTCGCCGCCCGCCACGCGGACGTGGTGTTCTCCGCCAACACGGAGTTCGGCAAGGCCGCCGCCTACGCGGCAGACCTCCGCGACCGGCTGGCCCGGCACGGCCGTACGCCCGACTCGCTGCGCATCCTGCCCGGCGCGAACGTCGTCATCGGCGACACCCCGGCCGACGCCGAGGAGAAGGCCCGCTGGGTACGCGGCGAGCAGATCAACGGACCCCGGTCGATCGCCTTCCTGGAGCAGTACTGGGGCACGGACCTGTCCGGCTACGACCCCGACGGCCCGCTGCCCGACATCGAACCGAGCGACCAGGAGCTCGACCCCTCCCGGGGAACCCTCGCCGTCGACCAGCGCAGCGGCAAGCTCGCCACCATCCGGAAGTGGCGCGAGCTGTCCACTGAACGTGGCCTGTCCATACGTGAGTTGGTGACCGAGGTGTCGCCGGGCCATCCGTCCTTCGTCGGCACCCCCGCGTCGATCGCCGAGGAGTGGGCCCGTTACGTGCGTGAGGGAGTGGCGGACGGCTTCAACCTCCTGCCGCACCTGCTCCCGGCCTCCGTCACGGACATCACCGACAAGCTCGTCCCCGCACTCCAGGAACGGGGCGTCTACCGCACCGAGTACACGGGCACCACCCTGCGCGAGCACCTGGACCTGCCGCCGCTCCCAGCGGCCGGCGCCTGACCTCCCGCGGTCCCGCCCGGCCCGTGAGGGCGCGGGCGGGACCGCGTCGCGCGCGAGCGGTGCCCGGTGGATCACGCCGCCCGCGGTCAGCCGGACACCGCCTCCCCGACCGCGCAGACCAGGACGCGTCCGTCGTCGGTCCCGATGAGCAGGCGGCCGGGCCCGGTCACGGTCAGCGCCGTCCCGACGACTCCCACGCGTCCGACGGTGAGGCGTTCGCGGAGGCGGACGGCTCCGTCCCGCCAGATCCTTGCCGCTCAGGGAACGTGGAGGTACGGCGCTCCAGTCGGGACGGCGTACGACCGCGAGGTGCCCCTCGGTCCAGGCGGCCTTGTCCTCCCAGTCGTCGGGCGGTGCCATCAGCACCCGCAGATCCTGTGCGTTCAGCCATTCCAGGCCCAGGACCTGGCGGCCGGTTCCGTCCTCGATGAGTGAGGAGACCGCACCGGTCTCCAGGTCGAGCAGGAGCAGGCGCCCCTCGAAGAAGTAGCCGCCGTCGTAGCTGCCGGTGCCGACCGCGAGAAGGGGGAGCG belongs to Streptomyces sp. NBC_00102 and includes:
- a CDS encoding glycosyl hydrolase family 18 protein, coding for MRLTRSLRTVVTATVTAVAAAGLTLIGGPAQAATPLPSHVFAPFFETWTGDSPAALAAQSGTKHLTMAFLQTATPGSCTPYWSGDTGMPIAASSFGSDIKTIQSKGGDVIPSFGGYAADTTGTEIAESCTDVNQIAAAYEKVITTYDVTRLDMDVEVDSLSNTAGIDRRNKAIKILQDWATANGRKVEISYTLPTTTSGLESNALAVLQNAVSNGARVDVANLMTFDYYDNASHNMANDTQTAAQGLVNQLAALYPSKTSAQLWGMVGITEMPGVDDFGPAETFTLANATQVYNWAVSKGINFLSFWALQRDNGSCPGGAAADGCSGIQQNTWDFSHIFSPFTGGTTTTPANDFSLTATPASGSVTAGGSVTSSVKTAVTAGSAQTVSLKVTGAPAGVTASLSPASVTAGGSSTLTLATTSAAASGTYTITVTGTGTSGSHTATYSLKITGGTTTCTATPWAAASIYTGGQTVSYQGHTWKAQWWTQGEVPGTTGQWGVWVDLGAC
- a CDS encoding polysaccharide lyase family 1 protein — encoded protein: MRKAVALRLSAAVATAALAAATGLVVAMPSASAATGGVTGYATQNGGTTGGAGGQVVKATTGTEIHQALCSRASSSTPITIQVEGTINHANTAKVSGDSCNTAAGVIELKQISNVTLVGVGSGAVFDQLGIHIRESSNIIIQNVTVKNVKKSGSPTSNGGDAIGMESDVRNIWVDHSTLEASGGEAEGFDGLFDMKDNTQYVTLSYSILRNSGRGGLIGSSETELSNGFITFHHNLYQNLDSRTPLLRGGIAHIYNNYYVNLNESGINSRAGAKAKVDNNYFKDSKDVLGTFYTDAAGYWQVSGNTFDNVTWSAHASDNNPAGPNPTSNTSVSIPYSYSLDAAGCVPSIVTQTAGANKGLQVSDGNCTPTTPTTNPTTPTPTPTTATPSPTTGPTQPSGTNLSLSAGADGSSKASGTSYGNVKDGSLSTYWSPSGSTGSVSIKWDAATAVSSINIREASGSSIGSWRVLNGDTGAVLTSGSGAGTISFTKTSLRKVTFEITGSSGTPKVAEFETYA
- a CDS encoding putative leader peptide, yielding MPYQQNATGALSPSRVAGTSFGAPAGRRPATRLHARLHIDLRRSSSALCPA
- a CDS encoding DUF1684 domain-containing protein, translating into MTVPQTGIDQESFTEEWQSWHREKEAQLSGPHGFLAITSLRWLSAEPERFEDAPGVWSASAAGVVVELAEDEELTIDGTVVTGRHNFGIIGERDSVYPGFGDAVIEVAKRGGHDILRPRHPGNALRTGFTGTPAYAPDARWARPGRFLPFDEPRPVTVGAAVEGLEHVYDSPGEVEFELDGRTHRLTTFNGKRPGALMALFTDLTSGVTTYAANRSVQIEAPDEQGAVRIDFNRAANLPCAYTDLATCPLPPTENRLPVAVEAGERIPLERGGPAV
- a CDS encoding MFS transporter: MSENTARTRVFAALRVRDYRTYWSTGLVSNIGSAMQSVALDWFVFDLTHSGTAVGWAAGLQFAPVLLFGLWGGVLADRYDRRTLLLWAQSLYAVQAVLLTVAVLSGHAPLWSLYLLSFGLGCVFTVENPARLSFVTELVGPPLIPNAAGLNILSLNAARLIGPAIAGMLIGPIGAGGVFAVNAVSFVAVTLGLLTIPARTPAPGAPGPLSAPAPVKRARWAGAGAEGLRYVAARPELAGVLALFGLVATFAVNFPTTLTLFAGRVFDVGSSGLGFMSTALSVGTVAGTLAATRRASPRVRTVVVGAVLFGVSEAVAALMPSYSTFLILLLPTGFTLMTLNTAVSAFVQSEVTHAMRGRVMAVYTVVSMGGAPLGGPAIGWVCQHAGVRWGLASGAAVAMLSALAVALLLSRRRNSAGPDGSSRNRPAAGPAAASLRTRTRTPTPSPPLSSAHADPRVPGTTPTGGNPHD